Within Pseudomonas alloputida, the genomic segment GTCAGTTGCAAGCCGTTGGCGAGGGTGAGTTGGCGGATGGCGTCAGGCATGGGGGCTCCGGTGGCTGCTCTCCATGCTAACCGATTTGTTTGCAGGCCCGGCCTTTTCGCGGGTATGGCGCCGGTATGAAAGGCAGCGCAAATCCCGTGGGAGCGGGCGTGCCCGCGAATGGGCCGCATAGCGGCCCCTGTCAGCCTTTACGCAGGTGCAGCTCCTGGCGCAAATCGGTCAGGTAGGGAAACGTTCTGCGCCCCTGCACCACCCGCTCATGCTCGAGCTCTGCCAACAACTGGCACTCATCCCGCCCGGCCATGGCCAGCAAGCTGCCATCCGGGCCGATGATGCTGCTCTGCCCGCAATACTCGATCTCGTCTTCCGCGCCGCAGTAGTTGGCATATACCAGGTAGCACTGGTTTTCCTGCGCCCGTGCCCTCACGGTCACCTGGCAGGTAAAGTCGTACGGCGTCATGTTCGCCGTCGGCACCAGGATCAGCTCGGCGCCGTCCAGCGCCAGGCGTCGGGCGTTCTCCGGGAACTCGATGTCGTAGCAGATCAGCAGGCCAACCTTCCAGCCTTCCAGTTCCACCACCGGGAAGTGGTCCGCACCAGGGCTGAACATCGAGCGGTCCAGTTCACCGAACAGGTGGGTCTTGCGGTAATTGCTCAGGCTGCGGCCATGCGCATCGATCAGCTGCACGCTGTTGTAGATCGCCCCGTCATCGCCGCGCTCCGGGTAGCCATAGACAATGGCGATACGGTGCGCCTGGGCAATCTCCACCACCGTCATGGCTGCCGGGCCATCGGCGGCCTCGGCCAGGCGCTCGACCTGGGCCAGGCCGATGTTGTAGCCGGACAGGAACATCTCCGGGCACACCAGCAACTGTGCGCCGCGGTCGGCTGCCAACTGCGCCTGGTGGCGCAGCCGTTGCAGGTTGCCGGGCACATCCAGTGGCTTGGGTGCGCCCTGGTACAGAGCGATGCGCATGGTGCCTCCTTGTCTCAATCCGCCAGGGCGATCGGGCCGATTTCGTTGAACACATCGCCCGGGCCGGGGTTGTCGGGGTGGGTGTGGCCACCAAAGTGGTTCATGATACCCCACACCGCATTCAGCGACGTCTGCACCGCGCCTTCAACCCAGGCGGGGGTCCATGACACGTCGTCACCGGCAATGAAGATACCGCGCTGCTCCGCCGGCATGTCCTGCTGCATGAAGTGCGCGTACATGCGCTGGTTGTAGCGGTAATGGCCCGGAAGCGCGCCTTTGAAGGCGCCGAGGAAGTACGGGTCGGCCTCCCAGGAAACCGTGATCGGGTCGCCGATGATGTGCCCGGCGATATCGGTCTTCGGGTAGATCTTCTTCAGCGCATCCAGGGCCAGTTGTACGCGCTTTTCCACCGGGTGCGGCAGCATCTTCAGCGCGTCGCTCATCCACGAGTACGACAGGCAGATCACCCCGGGCTTGTCGTTGCCGTTGTCGAACAGGTAAGTGCCGCGGGTGAGGCGGTCGGTGAGGGTCATGCTCAGCAGGTCACGGCCGGTTTCCGGGTCCTTGTCCTTCCAGAACGGGCGGTCGACCATGACGAAGGTTTTCGACGACTGCATGTAGCGGGTACGGTCCAGGGCCATCCACATCTTTTGCGAGAACAGCGATTCCTCGCAGTCGATCTGGGTGGTCAGCAACCAGGTCTGGCAGGTGGCGAGTACTGCGCTGTAGTGGCGGGTATCGCCCCAGTTGTCGGTGACCGCCAGGCGGCCATCGGCGGCGCGGGCAATGCGCTTGACCCCGGTACGCGGTGCGCCGCCATGCAGCGTGCTCAGGCTGGTGCCCTCTGGCCAATGCACGCAGCGTTCCGTTACGTCGCGCCAGATGCCTTGTGGCACTTGTTCCACGCCCCCGACCACCAGGTGCTGGTGGTCGTCGCAGTTGGTCATCACCACGCGGAAGATTTCCAGCATCGAGTTGGGGAAGTCCGAGTCCCAACCGCCGGTGCCGAAACCGACCTGGCCGAACACTTCGCGGTGCTGGAAGCTCAGCTTGGCAAAAGAGCGCGAGGTGGCGACGAAGTCGTAGAAGGTGCGGTCGTCCCACAGTGGCACCAGCTTGTTCCAGAGTTCCTTCAGGCGCGGTACATCACGGTCGCGGATGGCCTGCTGGATATCGGCGAACTGCGCACCGCTCTCCAGAGCATCGGCCCAAGCGTCGGCTACCTCATGAAACAGTTGCGGCAGGTCGGTGGGCTTCTCGGCGTAGTAGGTCTGGCCTTCCAGGTCGATCACCGTGCTGCCCGAAGCCGGGGTCAGCGGGTTGGGGAAGGGCTTGGTCTCCAGGCCCAGCTTGTCGACGTAGTGGTAGAAGGCGGTGGACGACACCGGGAAGCGCATGCCACCCAGCTCGGCAACGATCCCGTCAGTGCCATTGAAGGCTTGCGAGCGCAGCCGGCCGCCCAGCTTGGAAGCCTCGTACACCACCGGCTTGAGGCCCAGCTTCATCAGCTCGTAGGCCGCTACCAGGCCGGCGATACCGGCACCGACAATGGCCACCTCTTCCCCATGGCGCTCAGCCGGAATGCTGCCCAGGCCTGCCGGGTGTTCCAGCCAGTCGTCGAAAGCAAAAGGGAAGTCCGGGCCGAAAATGGTGATCGGCTTCTTGCCGTCGGCGGGGTGGCGGTTCTTCTTGTTCATGAAATGACCTTGCCAGAGAGGCTGCGCGAGGAGCGGAGCCTGAGTATAGGAGATGCCTGGCTGTCATTTTAGGGAGTGGGGTGTTCGTAATTAAGGTGCAGAGTGTTGTCTGAATGTAGTTAGTTTCGTCGTAATGATTAAGCTTATGTTCATTAAGACGAGGCAGGCGGTCGGTAGATTCTCTGCCCCATTCGCGGGTAAACCCGCTCCTACAACCGGCCTCATCGATAACCCCACCCGAGCGCCAGCCCGTTCAAAGCGGCTGTCCACGGTCCACCTTGCTGCTGAGAATGATCGACGTGGTGGTTTTCTCCACCCCGTCGACACTGCCAATCTGGTCGAGCAACTGATCCAGCTGCTCGGGCGAGTCCGTACGCAGCCAGGCGACATAGTCGAATTCGCCGCTTACCGCACACAGCTGCTGCACCTGGCCCATGGCACTCAGGCGCCGCACCACGTCCTTGCCGGAGCGTGGCTGCACCTTGATCCCGACATACGCTTGCAACCCGCCGCCTATCACACTCTGGCCCAGGCGTACGCCATAGCCAGAGATAACCTTGTTTTTCTCCAGCCGCTCCAGGCGCGAATTGACGGTGGTGCGGGCGATGCCCAAATGGCGGGCGAGGGTGGCGACGCTTTCGCGGGCGTTGATCTGCAGCAGGGCGATCAGCTGGCGATCGATTTCATCCAGCGTGATGGAGCGGGAATCCGACATGGCGAGTCTCTACGGTTGGCCCGCTAGCCTAGCCAGCCTGTGCCAATCAGGGCAAGGCCAGGTACAGTCGATCACCGTTGACGGCGTCGGCTTGGCACTTTGGGTTAGAACGGCCGTGCATGTCCGAAGGCTGCGTCTTCGGCACTAATTCGGCATGATGAAGCGCTAGTCCAACGGGAACCTCAGCGTGAACCTTGACCACCTGCTCGAATGCTGGCGACTGGAAGTCTCCAACAAGAAAAGGCCCGGACGCCCTATCAGCCTGCTGTTCAACGTGCTGCGCCGCGCACGCAAGGACAACAAACTGCGTTTCCTCTTCGCCTATCGCCTGGCCCAGTACCTCGACGCCCGCGGCGGCCTTGCCCGGCGTCACGCCCGGCGCATGCAACAGCGGCTCAACCTCAAGTATGGGGTGGACATCGACATCGGCGCCCAGATTGCCCCTGGCCTGCGCATCGCGCACCTGCCGGGGGTGGTGATTACCCGGTACGTCAGCATCGGGCGCAACTTCTTCATCCGGCAGAACTGCTCGATCGGCATCAAGACCCTGGGGTTGCAGGAGTACGCACTGCGCATTGGTGACAACGTGAGCATGGGCGCCAACAGTTGCATCGTTGCTGATCGCATCGACATTGGCGATGACGTAGTGATCGGCGCGATGTCGTTGGTTACGCGGGATATTCCGCCTGGCATGACCTTCTACAACCCACGGCAGGTCGAGATGCGTCCGGGAGGGGATTAACCAACAGCGGTACATTTGCGGACGTTGGCAGAGGGGATGGTGGAGCAGGCTGGGAGGGTTCTTATGGGTTTGCCCATGGTTGATGGCCATCGCCCGATGGACTGGAACGTGCAGTGGTGCGGCCTCCTTCGTTTAGCCCAGGCGCCGCGTTAGTGATGAGCGCACCGAACGAATACGCAAAGGCTTGAGGCAGTTGGCTCTGTAGCCAGCTTCCTGGCGTCCGTTGTCACGGGGCAGGCCCAGGTTCATTCATGGGGCTTGCTCATCTGTGAGCCGATTAGCGAGCATATTCGGCTCATTTTGTGAGCTGATAAGGGCGGCTATTCGGCTCATTGTCCGATCCTCAAGCTAGGGTGTTTGGCTTGAAGTATCGATAGGGCACCTTTCCGCGATTATCGGCGCGCTGGGTGACCGGCTTCTTGGTGGGGCTGATTTCGCTGAGATACCGTTTTAGCGCTACTTCCAAGGTCATGCGCTCGGCGCCGCTGCGCTGGATGTACGCGCCCCTGACCATTTATTTCTTGCGGGCATGAAAAAGCCGCGCAATCGCGCGGCTTTGTCGTATCTGGTGGGCCCACACGGACTCGAACCGTGGACCAAAGGATTATGAGCGAGCTAAGGTGGGGTTTCTATGTGTCGCTTACCGTTCCTGCTAATCCATAAAATCCAGTAAAAACAGCTAGTTTTCACGTTCCTTTGTTTTCCGGTGTTTCAGTCAGTACCCTAGTTTTTCGTCCGAAACGGGGAAGGAACGGGGAAGGCAATGGCAAAACGTGCAAGGTTGACCGACCTGGAAGCTCATGCGGTCAAGACCAGGAAGTCGGAGCCAGTCGGTTCGCGAGGCAAAGGAACGTTGCTCCTGGAGCGCAAGGCATCCGGTGCCATTAACGCCTACTACCGGGAGAGAACGCCTACCAGCGATCAGCGTCTGCCGCTTGGCACGCTAGCCCGCAAGCCCCGACCAGGAACAGGCGAGCGAACATTAGATGAGCTGAGGTCTGATGCTATGCGCCTGGCTGGCGAGGTAGGGGCCGCAGGCGGGATTGGGAAGTACCTGGAGCAGTTGGCAGAGCACAGCGCGGCGATGGAGGTGGAAAGGCTTCGGCTACAGCGCCAGGCAGAGGCTTTGGCGCGGCGCGGCACCTTTGGTGAGCTGCTGGATAGCTACGTGAGCAAAATGGTGGCAGAGGGCAGGGTAAGCGCCAAGGAAATCGACAACATGTTTCGGCTGCATGTGAAAGACTACCATCCGGGACTGGTAGACCGTGCGGCTGCCGACATTGAGCCAGAGGACATACAGCTCATCCTGGCAGGTGTGTTGGGTCGTAAACCCAAGGGGCGGGGGATCGGCCATAGGGCTGCAGGGACATCGGCCAACGGCATGCGCACGACGTGCGACAAGCTCCGCCGCTACCTGCAAGCCGCCTTCAGCCATGCTGCAAAAGCCCACCTTGCTCCTGAGCGGATAGCCAATGAGGGCAAGGTATTTTCGATCCGCTCCAACCCAGTGAGGGATATTCCTGTCACTCAAGGAACTGGGGCCGGTGACACCGAGTCGCTCACACCTGATGAGTTGGGAGCCCTTCTGAGGCACCTCGACACACTGCCCGTCAGGCACGCGGCGATTGCCAAGGCAGCCATTTACCTGGGTGGTCAACGCCTCACCCAGCTATGCACTGTGCCTTGGGAGGCCGTCACAGACGACACGCTGTGCCTTATGGACGGGAAAGGGCGCAAGATGCAAGCGTGGGAGCATTTGCTACCGATCACCGAGCGAATCGGCCAGATCCTCGAGCCGCTGCTAGATGACCGCATTGGCCCTGGGCCTTTCTCGCTGACGCTCGGGAAGTCTGCTAATCCAAATACTGTCTCGGCCATGTTTATCGATGCAGGTCGATCACTTTCGGCAGCCGGTAAGTCCCGTGCGTTCACCTGGAAGAATGTCCGCGTGACGGCTGAATCACTCCTGGCACACCTGGGCGTCGGCGCTGAGGTG encodes:
- a CDS encoding carbon-nitrogen hydrolase family protein produces the protein MRIALYQGAPKPLDVPGNLQRLRHQAQLAADRGAQLLVCPEMFLSGYNIGLAQVERLAEAADGPAAMTVVEIAQAHRIAIVYGYPERGDDGAIYNSVQLIDAHGRSLSNYRKTHLFGELDRSMFSPGADHFPVVELEGWKVGLLICYDIEFPENARRLALDGAELILVPTANMTPYDFTCQVTVRARAQENQCYLVYANYCGAEDEIEYCGQSSIIGPDGSLLAMAGRDECQLLAELEHERVVQGRRTFPYLTDLRQELHLRKG
- a CDS encoding flavin monoamine oxidase family protein, giving the protein MNKKNRHPADGKKPITIFGPDFPFAFDDWLEHPAGLGSIPAERHGEEVAIVGAGIAGLVAAYELMKLGLKPVVYEASKLGGRLRSQAFNGTDGIVAELGGMRFPVSSTAFYHYVDKLGLETKPFPNPLTPASGSTVIDLEGQTYYAEKPTDLPQLFHEVADAWADALESGAQFADIQQAIRDRDVPRLKELWNKLVPLWDDRTFYDFVATSRSFAKLSFQHREVFGQVGFGTGGWDSDFPNSMLEIFRVVMTNCDDHQHLVVGGVEQVPQGIWRDVTERCVHWPEGTSLSTLHGGAPRTGVKRIARAADGRLAVTDNWGDTRHYSAVLATCQTWLLTTQIDCEESLFSQKMWMALDRTRYMQSSKTFVMVDRPFWKDKDPETGRDLLSMTLTDRLTRGTYLFDNGNDKPGVICLSYSWMSDALKMLPHPVEKRVQLALDALKKIYPKTDIAGHIIGDPITVSWEADPYFLGAFKGALPGHYRYNQRMYAHFMQQDMPAEQRGIFIAGDDVSWTPAWVEGAVQTSLNAVWGIMNHFGGHTHPDNPGPGDVFNEIGPIALAD
- a CDS encoding Lrp/AsnC family transcriptional regulator yields the protein MSDSRSITLDEIDRQLIALLQINARESVATLARHLGIARTTVNSRLERLEKNKVISGYGVRLGQSVIGGGLQAYVGIKVQPRSGKDVVRRLSAMGQVQQLCAVSGEFDYVAWLRTDSPEQLDQLLDQIGSVDGVEKTTTSIILSSKVDRGQPL
- a CDS encoding serine acetyltransferase codes for the protein MNLDHLLECWRLEVSNKKRPGRPISLLFNVLRRARKDNKLRFLFAYRLAQYLDARGGLARRHARRMQQRLNLKYGVDIDIGAQIAPGLRIAHLPGVVITRYVSIGRNFFIRQNCSIGIKTLGLQEYALRIGDNVSMGANSCIVADRIDIGDDVVIGAMSLVTRDIPPGMTFYNPRQVEMRPGGD
- a CDS encoding tyrosine-type recombinase/integrase, whose protein sequence is MAKRARLTDLEAHAVKTRKSEPVGSRGKGTLLLERKASGAINAYYRERTPTSDQRLPLGTLARKPRPGTGERTLDELRSDAMRLAGEVGAAGGIGKYLEQLAEHSAAMEVERLRLQRQAEALARRGTFGELLDSYVSKMVAEGRVSAKEIDNMFRLHVKDYHPGLVDRAAADIEPEDIQLILAGVLGRKPKGRGIGHRAAGTSANGMRTTCDKLRRYLQAAFSHAAKAHLAPERIANEGKVFSIRSNPVRDIPVTQGTGAGDTESLTPDELGALLRHLDTLPVRHAAIAKAAIYLGGQRLTQLCTVPWEAVTDDTLCLMDGKGRKMQAWEHLLPITERIGQILEPLLDDRIGPGPFSLTLGKSANPNTVSAMFIDAGRSLSAAGKSRAFTWKNVRVTAESLLAHLGVGAEVRAWLLSHGRSGVQAKHYDRYSYLPEKRAALEQWGRYLDSLVNGDSPANVVLLTRRSKKSDER